Proteins from one Oscillatoria nigro-viridis PCC 7112 genomic window:
- a CDS encoding LapA family protein: protein MRSLNFFFIFLICLALVLFSIENTQPVAIQVIEGVQVKAPLCVELIVATGLGATLAWLFSLWSRMQRTLALRQEMRQVREKEQRIQELEQNLERYKAEVEAKQPLLESAEPISLEIAAIEGTTAETIAN from the coding sequence ATGCGATCGCTAAATTTCTTCTTCATCTTTCTGATTTGCTTGGCTCTAGTATTATTCAGCATCGAAAATACACAGCCAGTCGCGATTCAAGTTATCGAAGGCGTCCAAGTTAAAGCTCCGCTGTGCGTAGAACTAATTGTAGCGACTGGATTAGGGGCAACACTAGCGTGGCTGTTCAGTCTGTGGTCGAGAATGCAGCGAACCCTCGCGTTGCGCCAAGAGATGCGCCAAGTTCGCGAAAAAGAGCAGCGGATTCAGGAATTAGAACAAAATCTTGAACGCTATAAAGCCGAAGTAGAAGCCAAACAACCTTTGTTAGAAAGTGCAGAACCGATAAGTTTAGAAATAGCTGCCATTGAGGGCACAACTGCTGAAACGATCGCCAATTAA
- a CDS encoding sugar phosphate nucleotidyltransferase → MKAMILAAGKGTRVRPITQTIPKPMIPILQKPVMEFLVELLRQHGFDQIMVNVSHLADVIENYFRDGQKFGVQIAYSFEGRIEEGEMIGEALGSAGGMKRIQDFSPFFDDTFVVLCGDALIDLDLTAAVKWHREKGAIATIVMKSVPREEVPSYGVVVTDESGKVKAFQEKPSVEEALSTDINTGIYIFEPEIFKYIPSGQEYDIGSQLFPHLVAEGAPFYGITMDFEWVDIGKVPDYWRAIQSVLLGQVKNVSIPGIEVRPGIYAGLNVAVNWDKVDITGPVYIGGMTIIEDGAKIIGPTMIGPNCWLCSGANVENSVIFEYSRLGPEVRLVDKLVFGRYCVDKTGAAIDLQAAALDWLITDARQVLPTQHGEERRAIAEILRPE, encoded by the coding sequence ATGAAAGCGATGATTCTGGCGGCCGGTAAAGGCACTCGCGTCCGTCCTATTACTCAGACAATACCCAAACCGATGATTCCCATCCTGCAAAAGCCTGTGATGGAGTTTTTGGTTGAATTGCTCCGCCAGCACGGATTTGACCAAATTATGGTCAATGTTTCCCACCTGGCAGACGTGATTGAAAACTACTTCCGCGACGGTCAAAAGTTTGGGGTACAAATTGCCTATTCTTTTGAAGGGCGAATTGAGGAGGGAGAAATGATTGGAGAGGCTCTCGGTTCGGCTGGTGGCATGAAACGAATTCAGGACTTCTCGCCGTTTTTTGACGATACTTTTGTGGTGCTGTGCGGCGACGCTTTGATTGACTTGGACTTGACTGCTGCCGTGAAGTGGCACCGGGAAAAAGGGGCGATCGCTACTATTGTTATGAAATCGGTTCCCCGCGAGGAGGTTCCCAGTTACGGAGTGGTGGTAACAGACGAGTCTGGCAAAGTTAAAGCTTTCCAAGAAAAACCTTCTGTAGAAGAAGCTCTGAGTACCGACATTAACACTGGTATTTATATTTTTGAACCGGAAATATTCAAATACATCCCTTCGGGTCAGGAATACGATATCGGTTCGCAGTTATTCCCCCACCTAGTAGCAGAAGGCGCGCCTTTTTACGGGATTACCATGGACTTTGAGTGGGTGGATATCGGCAAAGTTCCTGACTATTGGCGGGCTATTCAGAGCGTGCTGCTGGGACAAGTTAAAAATGTTTCGATTCCGGGAATTGAAGTACGCCCCGGCATTTACGCTGGTTTGAATGTAGCTGTCAACTGGGATAAGGTTGATATTACTGGGCCTGTTTACATTGGCGGGATGACGATCATTGAGGATGGAGCAAAAATTATCGGCCCGACAATGATCGGCCCAAATTGTTGGCTTTGCAGTGGCGCCAATGTGGAAAACAGCGTGATTTTTGAGTATTCCCGTTTGGGGCCGGAGGTGCGGTTGGTTGACAAACTGGTGTTCGGGCGCTACTGCGTTGATAAAACCGGCGCTGCGATCGATTTGCAAGCGGCGGCTCTCGATTGGCTGATTACTGACGCTCGCCAAGTTTTACCGACTCAACACGGAGAAGAGCGGCGGGCGATCGCAGAAATTCTCCGTCCTGAATAA
- a CDS encoding type II toxin-antitoxin system HicA family toxin: MPRLPRISSLEVIRVLERLDFYQARQTGSHVVLKKPLPDGEIVCVVPLHRELKIGTLSGVLKQAKVTPDEFIANL, from the coding sequence ATGCCTAGGTTGCCCAGAATATCAAGCCTAGAAGTAATTCGCGTACTAGAGCGTTTAGACTTTTATCAAGCCAGACAAACGGGTAGCCACGTTGTCCTTAAAAAGCCTCTTCCAGACGGAGAAATTGTTTGCGTTGTGCCACTCCACCGCGAGTTAAAAATTGGTACTCTCAGCGGTGTTCTAAAGCAAGCAAAGGTCACACCTGATGAGTTTATAGCTAATTTATAA
- a CDS encoding helix-turn-helix domain-containing protein, with protein MALKPEAYFGVTDHPTIEISQESFRSVLGQIEAELLCSDTYSHALASLQTMLGEAASAAEILIRAVSREAVKLAFDRFPKQNKIEPQVAEQSFAAVSPAIETVTEIQELEPPVAVPVFYWRSASVEAPPQTESDTENSDRDPNTSEDSKQAPQDEIKVESAAPATVTVPGKSFLGFGFPKKPKKLTKEEAAAIAVQEREECLQELGRELRKGRQIRSLSLQQLHSQTLVPLHHIESIENGEIEKLPQDIYVRGFIRRLGDALGLDGSAMANALPKPDPSPIPSMYVSVSDSDSGEGFQMRPVHLYIGYTALMAGAVGGLGWLSQQPVVPGAQAVPPTQVTPPASVAPAQKTPEKAPQPGLKKSQSHGGLIMGADMAPPEVIFG; from the coding sequence ATGGCACTGAAACCCGAGGCTTATTTTGGGGTGACAGATCACCCAACTATTGAAATTTCTCAAGAAAGTTTTCGTTCAGTCCTGGGTCAAATAGAAGCTGAACTCCTCTGTAGCGACACCTACAGCCACGCTCTAGCTAGCCTGCAAACAATGTTGGGCGAAGCAGCCTCCGCTGCCGAAATTTTAATTAGAGCAGTTAGCAGAGAAGCCGTCAAGCTCGCATTTGACCGATTTCCCAAACAAAACAAAATTGAACCGCAAGTAGCCGAACAGAGTTTTGCTGCTGTAAGTCCCGCCATTGAGACGGTGACAGAAATTCAAGAATTGGAGCCACCAGTAGCTGTTCCTGTCTTCTATTGGCGCAGCGCTAGTGTGGAAGCGCCGCCCCAAACCGAGTCCGACACAGAAAATTCCGATCGAGACCCTAACACTTCTGAAGACAGCAAACAAGCGCCCCAAGACGAAATAAAAGTCGAGTCGGCTGCACCTGCAACTGTCACCGTCCCCGGAAAATCCTTCCTAGGGTTCGGTTTTCCCAAGAAGCCGAAAAAACTCACCAAGGAAGAAGCAGCAGCAATAGCTGTTCAAGAGCGAGAAGAGTGCCTGCAGGAGTTGGGTAGAGAATTGCGTAAGGGACGGCAAATTCGCTCCCTATCCCTGCAGCAACTCCACAGTCAAACTCTCGTGCCGCTGCACCACATCGAATCGATCGAAAATGGGGAAATCGAGAAACTGCCGCAAGATATTTACGTGAGAGGTTTTATCCGCAGACTGGGCGACGCCTTGGGACTTGACGGTAGCGCTATGGCGAATGCTTTGCCCAAACCCGATCCGAGTCCAATTCCCAGTATGTATGTGTCTGTTTCCGATTCCGACTCAGGCGAAGGCTTTCAAATGCGTCCGGTGCATTTGTACATTGGCTACACCGCTTTGATGGCCGGGGCTGTAGGGGGTTTGGGTTGGCTGTCGCAGCAACCCGTGGTGCCAGGAGCACAGGCAGTACCTCCAACGCAGGTGACACCGCCAGCCTCAGTTGCACCGGCTCAGAAGACCCCAGAAAAAGCACCTCAACCGGGCTTGAAGAAGTCTCAGAGTCACGGGGGATTGATTATGGGGGCTGACATGGCGCCGCCGGAGGTGATTTTTGGTTAG
- a CDS encoding type II toxin-antitoxin system HicB family antitoxin yields MKTKSFTVIIYKEEDMYIAECPEVGTIDQGETIEQALANLKEATRLYLEECPLPDEITPRFVTSIEVSYA; encoded by the coding sequence ATGAAAACTAAAAGCTTCACAGTCATCATTTACAAAGAAGAAGATATGTACATTGCCGAATGTCCAGAAGTCGGCACAATTGACCAAGGCGAAACCATAGAACAAGCGCTCGCTAATCTCAAAGAAGCTACAAGGCTCTATCTCGAAGAGTGTCCTTTACCCGACGAAATCACTCCCAGGTTTGTAACTAGCATAGAGGTTAGCTATGCCTAG
- a CDS encoding DUF3153 domain-containing protein — protein sequence MKEQNVKDGTGKNKKNFFFLLPLVFCLLTLVTGCVQYDVGVNFESQTRGEIVQHIKLGERLTSFSSETVAEWLKSVERRVRLLDGKTKRLSPTEVLVRIPFNNGAELEDKFNQFYNPIAPTAKYRVASPLETDLPKFESHLSVKQNNLLLVLRNRLSLELDLRSLSLLSSNGSLLLSPGGLLELEFRLNTPWGAESIETVAGALVPESYQQGKQLVWKLKPGEVNYLEAIFWIPSPVGIGALIIALFVATGIALKYQILPALSIGKKPQNIGQT from the coding sequence ATGAAAGAGCAAAATGTCAAGGATGGAACTGGGAAGAATAAAAAGAATTTTTTCTTTCTTTTACCTTTGGTTTTTTGCCTTTTAACTCTAGTGACTGGATGCGTTCAGTACGATGTCGGGGTTAACTTTGAGAGTCAAACTCGCGGCGAAATCGTGCAGCACATTAAACTGGGGGAAAGGTTGACGAGCTTCAGCAGCGAAACTGTTGCAGAATGGTTGAAAAGCGTAGAACGCCGGGTGAGGTTGCTTGACGGAAAAACTAAACGGCTTTCGCCCACAGAAGTTCTAGTGAGGATTCCTTTCAATAATGGAGCCGAGTTGGAAGACAAATTTAACCAATTTTACAATCCGATCGCACCAACCGCAAAATATCGGGTCGCAAGTCCGCTAGAAACAGATTTGCCGAAGTTTGAATCTCACCTTAGTGTCAAGCAGAATAATTTGTTATTGGTGCTGCGAAATCGGTTGAGTTTGGAATTGGATTTGCGCTCTCTTTCACTGCTTTCTTCTAATGGCAGTCTGCTGCTGAGCCCGGGGGGACTGTTGGAGCTAGAGTTTCGTTTGAACACGCCTTGGGGTGCCGAAAGTATTGAAACTGTCGCCGGTGCGCTGGTTCCCGAAAGCTATCAGCAGGGAAAACAGTTAGTTTGGAAGCTCAAACCCGGGGAAGTTAACTATTTGGAGGCGATATTCTGGATTCCGAGTCCCGTAGGAATTGGGGCGCTGATTATTGCCTTATTTGTAGCTACGGGCATTGCTTTGAAATATCAAATATTGCCGGCACTCTCAATCGGCAAGAAACCGCAAAACATCGGTCAAACCTAA
- a CDS encoding heavy metal-responsive transcriptional regulator, whose translation MNISVAEKLYKIGSVAACSGLSVKTVRYYEEMGLLSPAVKRSPAGYRLFGETVFNRLAFIKRSQALGLSLHEIKDILQVRDRGDLPCSEAKQHLTAKVEEISVQIAALETLKGELQGILNCWQEQPSQASITRTICPNIQRD comes from the coding sequence ATGAATATTTCTGTTGCCGAGAAACTGTACAAAATTGGCTCTGTAGCTGCCTGTAGCGGTTTGTCGGTGAAAACTGTTCGCTACTACGAGGAGATGGGCTTGCTGTCTCCTGCGGTAAAGCGTTCGCCCGCTGGTTATCGCTTGTTTGGGGAAACGGTATTCAACAGGTTGGCGTTTATTAAACGTTCTCAGGCTTTGGGTTTGAGCCTTCATGAGATTAAGGATATTTTACAAGTTCGCGATCGGGGAGATTTGCCTTGCTCTGAAGCGAAGCAGCATCTAACGGCTAAGGTAGAGGAAATTTCTGTGCAAATTGCAGCCTTAGAAACTTTGAAGGGGGAGTTGCAAGGCATTCTCAACTGCTGGCAAGAGCAACCCTCGCAGGCGAGCATTACTCGCACGATTTGTCCGAACATTCAGCGGGATTGA
- the speA gene encoding biosynthetic arginine decarboxylase has translation MSSPATAAFSDLDPLSTHSPTVTSLAAPDSALVTAAQLPQASWTIEDSEKLYRIQGWGEPYFSINAAGHVTVSPKGDRGGSLDLCELVESLKQRNLALPLLIRFSDILEDRIERLNSCFARAIARYNYKNVYRGVFPVKCNQHRQLIQDLVRFGEPHHFGLEAGSKPELMIALATLKTPGALLICNGYKDREYIETAILAQRLGQTSVIVLEQIEEVELAIAASKALGIKPILGVRAKLTTKGVGRWGGSTGDRAKFGLTIPEIIRAVGELEKAGMLDCLQLLHFHIGSQICSISVIKDAIREASHIYVELAKLGANMNYLDVGGGLGVDYDGSKTNFHASKNYNMQNYANDVVAGVKDACDERKIPVPIIISESGRAIASHQSVLVFDVLGTSDVPREVPEPVDENAHQIPRNLYEIYQSISPENYQEVYHDAIQFKEEAVSLFNLGYLGIAERAKTEQLYWACCDKIQAIARQKEYVSDDLEDLEKVMASIYYINLSVFQSVPDSWAINQLFPIMPINRLDEEPTQRGILADITCDSDGKIDQFIDLRDVKSVLELHTLKPGEPYYLALFLGGAYQEIMGNLHNLFGDANAVHIQLTPSGYHIEHVVKGDTMKEVLSYVQYDSENLVESIRRQTEAALQQNKITLSEAQLLLQNYERSLSQYTYLQ, from the coding sequence ATGAGTTCCCCAGCCACCGCTGCTTTCTCCGATCTCGATCCGCTATCGACTCACTCGCCAACAGTCACGAGTTTGGCGGCACCAGACAGTGCTTTGGTAACGGCGGCTCAACTGCCACAAGCATCTTGGACTATAGAAGATAGTGAGAAACTCTACCGAATTCAAGGTTGGGGCGAACCGTATTTTTCGATCAATGCAGCCGGTCACGTTACAGTATCTCCCAAGGGCGATCGCGGCGGTTCTCTCGACTTGTGCGAACTGGTAGAATCCCTGAAACAGCGAAATTTGGCTTTGCCACTGTTGATTCGATTTTCTGATATTTTGGAAGACCGGATCGAGCGCTTAAATTCTTGTTTTGCCAGAGCGATCGCTCGGTACAATTACAAAAATGTCTATCGCGGTGTGTTTCCAGTTAAATGCAACCAGCACCGACAATTAATTCAAGATTTGGTGCGTTTTGGTGAACCGCATCACTTCGGACTGGAAGCCGGATCGAAACCGGAATTAATGATAGCTTTGGCGACCTTAAAAACCCCAGGCGCTTTGTTAATTTGTAATGGTTACAAAGACCGCGAATACATCGAAACTGCTATTTTGGCGCAGCGGCTAGGGCAAACTTCCGTAATTGTGCTGGAGCAAATAGAGGAAGTAGAACTCGCAATCGCCGCGAGCAAAGCATTAGGAATTAAACCGATTTTGGGAGTGCGAGCAAAACTCACTACCAAAGGGGTTGGCCGCTGGGGAGGTTCCACGGGCGATCGGGCAAAATTTGGCTTGACAATTCCTGAAATTATCCGTGCAGTCGGCGAACTAGAAAAAGCTGGAATGCTAGATTGTTTGCAGTTACTGCACTTCCACATCGGCTCTCAAATTTGCTCAATTAGTGTCATCAAAGACGCCATTCGAGAAGCCAGCCACATTTATGTAGAATTAGCTAAATTGGGAGCTAATATGAACTACTTGGACGTAGGCGGCGGACTCGGCGTTGACTACGACGGGTCTAAAACAAACTTCCACGCTTCCAAAAACTACAATATGCAAAACTACGCTAACGATGTAGTAGCGGGAGTGAAAGATGCCTGCGACGAGCGCAAAATCCCGGTTCCAATTATCATTAGCGAAAGCGGGCGGGCGATCGCTTCTCACCAATCAGTGTTAGTTTTTGACGTACTCGGTACTAGCGATGTCCCCAGAGAAGTACCAGAACCAGTAGATGAAAACGCGCACCAAATTCCGCGCAATCTCTACGAAATTTACCAATCTATCAGTCCCGAAAATTACCAGGAAGTTTATCACGATGCTATCCAATTCAAGGAAGAAGCAGTCAGTTTATTTAACTTAGGCTATTTGGGAATTGCGGAACGGGCGAAAACCGAACAGTTGTACTGGGCTTGCTGCGATAAAATACAGGCGATCGCGCGGCAAAAAGAATATGTATCGGACGATTTGGAAGACTTAGAAAAGGTGATGGCTTCCATTTATTACATCAACTTATCTGTTTTCCAGTCAGTACCGGACAGTTGGGCAATTAACCAATTGTTCCCAATTATGCCAATTAACCGACTCGACGAAGAACCAACTCAACGCGGTATTTTAGCCGATATTACCTGCGACAGCGACGGCAAAATCGACCAATTCATCGATTTGCGAGATGTGAAGTCGGTTTTGGAACTGCATACTCTCAAACCTGGAGAACCTTACTATTTGGCGCTATTTTTGGGAGGTGCTTATCAAGAAATTATGGGCAACCTTCACAACTTATTCGGCGATGCAAATGCAGTTCACATTCAGCTAACACCTTCTGGCTATCATATCGAACACGTTGTGAAAGGAGACACTATGAAAGAAGTCCTCAGCTACGTCCAGTACGATTCAGAAAATTTGGTTGAAAGCATCCGCCGCCAGACAGAAGCAGCTTTGCAGCAAAATAAAATTACTCTTTCCGAGGCCCAACTTTTGCTGCAAAATTACGAGCGGAGTCTCAGCCAATATACTTATCTTCAGTAG
- a CDS encoding TldD/PmbA family protein, protein MSDSTVDQILKLASQRAGAAEVYYLSSQDTPIEFENNRLKSLQTKALRGVALRLIYNGKIGFASSTDLTRIDDLVDAAIQTAEIGDPAEFELASNFHLKGPETTYTPPTTQELVENGKNLIEQVHAYNPDIMVDVGFHVRTSRVKVATTRDVDAEMYSQIVSGTIAGNLVKGEDFMQAYSYDVARDRPLDTDSILQSLLEKYRLAEHPATITSGSYPVLFTPRAAASTLGSLFDTILSGQTVVQKASPLADKIGETLFDKRFTFFEDPTLGPSACPFDDEGTPTTRKVLIDKGTVTGFYWDRRWAARAGVRSTGNGFRSGLSRPGPDLTNFCISPGNTATQDLIASMDEGLIVEQVLGAGQSNQLAGEFSVNLDLGYKVEKGKIVGRVKNTMVAGSIFEAFKNLADLSSEAEWVGGAAYLPSILFQQLGVASRQ, encoded by the coding sequence GTGAGCGATTCAACCGTAGACCAGATTTTGAAATTGGCCTCTCAGCGCGCCGGTGCGGCTGAAGTATACTACCTGTCGAGTCAAGACACCCCCATCGAATTTGAAAACAATCGCCTCAAATCCCTGCAAACCAAAGCCCTCCGAGGCGTAGCACTCCGGCTGATTTACAATGGCAAAATCGGTTTTGCCAGTTCCACAGATTTGACGCGGATAGACGATTTAGTAGATGCAGCGATTCAAACAGCCGAAATCGGCGACCCCGCAGAATTTGAACTCGCCTCCAACTTCCACCTCAAAGGCCCGGAAACCACCTACACTCCGCCCACAACTCAAGAATTAGTCGAAAACGGCAAAAACCTGATCGAGCAAGTTCACGCCTACAATCCCGATATTATGGTAGATGTCGGCTTTCACGTCCGCACCAGTCGCGTGAAAGTTGCCACGACGCGAGACGTTGACGCCGAAATGTACAGCCAAATAGTCAGCGGCACTATTGCTGGCAATTTGGTCAAGGGAGAAGACTTTATGCAAGCATACAGTTACGACGTAGCGCGCGATCGTCCCCTAGACACCGACAGCATCCTCCAATCACTCCTCGAAAAATACCGCCTCGCCGAACATCCAGCCACCATCACCAGCGGTTCCTACCCAGTATTATTTACCCCCAGAGCCGCCGCTAGCACCCTCGGCAGCCTGTTTGATACCATCCTTTCAGGTCAAACAGTAGTTCAAAAAGCCTCTCCCCTAGCCGACAAAATCGGCGAAACCTTATTTGACAAACGCTTTACCTTTTTTGAAGACCCCACTTTAGGCCCTTCTGCTTGTCCCTTTGACGACGAAGGTACGCCCACCACCCGCAAAGTCTTGATAGACAAAGGTACTGTCACCGGATTTTATTGGGATCGCAGGTGGGCCGCTCGCGCTGGTGTACGATCGACTGGCAACGGTTTTCGCAGCGGATTGTCTCGCCCAGGCCCGGATTTGACTAACTTTTGCATTTCCCCAGGAAATACCGCCACTCAAGACTTGATTGCTAGCATGGACGAAGGTCTAATAGTAGAGCAGGTTTTAGGTGCCGGTCAGTCCAATCAGTTAGCTGGCGAATTTTCTGTCAATTTGGACTTAGGCTATAAAGTAGAAAAAGGCAAAATTGTCGGCCGCGTCAAGAATACAATGGTGGCAGGCAGCATTTTTGAAGCCTTTAAAAATTTGGCAGATTTGAGCAGCGAAGCCGAATGGGTAGGCGGTGCGGCATATTTGCCGAGTATACTGTTTCAACAGTTGGGTGTAGCTTCGAGACAATAA
- a CDS encoding segregation/condensation protein A has protein sequence MAVSRDQDGLETISEGIAILIDLAERGEIDPWDVKVIEVFDRCLSKLTNACDADQSKDFSDLSHSGQAFLYASMLVLLKAESIVLSEPPANPDSADEPAVEDAEHSGGRHLPQHLERQLRRRGVAQLPQKRPVTLPELIEQLQLMKAAMEQQTVTPRRRPTSKMRSQAAQAIFELAHQENLVETASELERFLAQRGPEIDEGWLDLDKLLELWHHNDLHSPVNPELPLSTGEVHLPNHDRVGIFWALLLLSAQSKVELLQEEFYQDLKIRAL, from the coding sequence ATGGCCGTTTCCCGAGACCAAGATGGCTTAGAAACGATTTCAGAGGGGATCGCAATTTTAATTGACCTAGCCGAACGGGGAGAAATCGATCCTTGGGACGTTAAGGTAATTGAAGTGTTCGATCGATGTCTGAGCAAGCTTACGAACGCCTGCGATGCCGATCAAAGTAAGGATTTCTCCGATTTGTCCCACTCCGGCCAAGCGTTTTTGTACGCTTCAATGCTGGTGTTGCTCAAAGCAGAAAGTATCGTCCTCTCAGAACCCCCCGCGAATCCCGACTCTGCCGACGAGCCGGCAGTAGAAGACGCAGAGCACTCAGGCGGGCGACACTTGCCGCAGCATTTAGAGCGGCAATTGCGCCGTCGCGGTGTAGCTCAACTACCGCAAAAACGCCCGGTGACTCTCCCAGAACTGATTGAGCAGTTGCAGCTAATGAAAGCAGCTATGGAGCAGCAGACTGTTACTCCCCGGCGCCGCCCTACCTCAAAAATGCGATCGCAAGCTGCCCAGGCTATCTTTGAGCTAGCTCACCAAGAAAATCTCGTAGAAACTGCTAGCGAACTCGAACGGTTTCTGGCTCAGCGCGGCCCGGAAATTGACGAGGGTTGGCTCGACTTGGACAAATTGCTAGAGCTCTGGCATCATAACGATTTGCACTCTCCTGTCAACCCGGAACTCCCGCTATCGACTGGGGAAGTTCACTTGCCAAATCATGACCGCGTGGGTATTTTTTGGGCGTTGTTGCTGCTATCGGCTCAGTCTAAAGTAGAGTTGCTTCAAGAGGAGTTTTACCAAGACCTCAAAATCCGCGCGCTTTGA
- a CDS encoding DUF3611 family protein, whose product MTNQLDNDKLPVAVQRVAFALRTTGWVCFWVQLVLAVVAGIILLFAIPFAIPSATTAAGSNSAGTGGGVFFAICGLAVLAYSVYRSFRFTRLSRQLRSPANAVRPKKADTIKEVRLSLMSNLSGMLLTLIGAEAISGTLLAKSLAQPQALFGAAVDLGRFIQPLDIFVVLANTHATVAHFVGIFGALWLLDRIHKQ is encoded by the coding sequence ATGACTAATCAGTTAGATAACGATAAGCTTCCTGTTGCCGTACAGCGAGTTGCCTTTGCCCTTCGTACAACAGGCTGGGTTTGCTTCTGGGTACAGTTAGTGCTAGCGGTGGTAGCGGGGATCATTTTGCTCTTTGCCATCCCCTTCGCCATCCCCAGCGCTACCACCGCTGCGGGTTCAAACAGTGCCGGTACAGGCGGGGGGGTATTTTTTGCCATTTGCGGGCTGGCCGTACTCGCTTACAGCGTATATCGCTCTTTCCGCTTCACTCGCTTGTCGAGACAACTGCGATCGCCCGCTAACGCAGTCCGCCCCAAAAAAGCAGATACCATCAAAGAGGTGCGGCTGTCACTGATGAGCAACTTGTCAGGAATGCTGCTGACGCTGATCGGCGCAGAAGCCATCAGCGGCACGCTTTTAGCCAAATCTCTAGCTCAGCCGCAAGCCTTGTTCGGTGCCGCAGTTGATTTGGGGCGATTTATTCAGCCGCTAGATATATTTGTGGTACTCGCCAATACTCACGCCACTGTTGCCCATTTTGTCGGGATTTTCGGCGCTCTTTGGTTGCTCGATCGCATCCACAAGCAATAG
- a CDS encoding Panacea domain-containing protein, with amino-acid sequence MRPLPAAGYAYALFDNLGCKGDRLYVIIPHCLLQLFKSALRTAMNQANSITNEYQITVSSPEYQITVSSPVWQRVEQIAGEFNLSVCELLEQIGEGQLKVVAVPTNSEKISDRDIANAFIWLASQNNVAINVYKLQKLLYYAQAWYLGVYGTPLFDADFQAWIHGPVIPDLLEKYQCQFSWEPITEKIEQPKLSQKIGQFIEEVGEAYFEYDDETLERMICSEMPWLEARGDIPRDESCHAIISQESMKKYYSARVKEETSV; translated from the coding sequence GTGCGCCCATTGCCTGCGGCTGGTTACGCCTACGCGCTTTTTGACAATTTGGGATGTAAGGGCGATCGCCTTTACGTCATTATTCCGCACTGTTTGCTACAATTATTTAAGTCAGCTTTAAGGACTGCCATGAATCAAGCTAATTCAATAACAAATGAATATCAAATAACTGTAAGTTCTCCTGAATATCAAATAACTGTAAGTTCTCCGGTATGGCAAAGAGTTGAGCAAATAGCCGGAGAATTTAACTTGTCAGTTTGTGAACTATTGGAACAGATAGGCGAAGGTCAACTGAAAGTTGTTGCGGTTCCAACTAATTCTGAAAAAATCAGCGATCGAGATATTGCAAATGCTTTCATTTGGTTAGCTTCGCAAAATAATGTAGCAATCAACGTCTACAAGCTACAAAAACTCTTGTATTACGCTCAAGCTTGGTATTTAGGAGTTTACGGCACGCCACTATTTGATGCAGATTTTCAAGCCTGGATTCACGGGCCAGTTATTCCTGATTTATTAGAAAAGTATCAATGCCAATTTAGTTGGGAACCAATTACAGAGAAAATCGAACAACCGAAACTTTCCCAAAAAATTGGGCAATTTATCGAAGAAGTTGGTGAGGCATATTTTGAGTATGATGATGAAACTTTGGAACGAATGATTTGCAGTGAAATGCCTTGGCTAGAAGCGAGAGGGGATATACCCAGAGACGAATCTTGTCATGCGATTATTTCTCAAGAATCGATGAAAAAATATTATTCTGCCCGTGTCAAAGAAGAAACCTCTGTCTAA